The Cucurbita pepo subsp. pepo cultivar mu-cu-16 chromosome LG08, ASM280686v2, whole genome shotgun sequence genome contains a region encoding:
- the LOC111800526 gene encoding protein IQ-DOMAIN 14-like codes for MGKAGKWLKKFLSGKKFHKEHSQIANPISPISSENPTTPISTPKDKKRWSFRRGSPTKEVSPPELNVSTVTTPPATTTFDMEKEQEKHTMALAAATAVAVAAAQAAAAVIRLTAASNGKATAIEEAAAVKIQSVFRSYLARKALYALKGLVKLQAMVRGHLVRKRATDTLRCMQALVTAQDRARTQRIKMAEDSKPTAQQWHSAHRKSFQETRLRQPHQEIDREMEENIKIVEMDLGGSIKNRNSYSHYAYSNQESYRLSPTPSAMVDISPRTFSGHYDDYAVGTAQNSPQCFSARAKTDLNRLPFEFPRSEYGESLSYEYQLFPNYMANTESSKAKVRSQSAPKARPESLERQPSRRRVSVEGRNIPRAVKMQRSSSHLGSATHGTGYPPWPIKLDRSTVSLKDSECGSTCSIVTNSNYCRSMAAQEGYGNRY; via the exons ATGGGTAAGGCTGGAAAATGGCTCAAGAAATTCCTCTCCGGCAAGAAGTTCCATAAAGAACATTCCCAAATCGCCAATCCGATTTCTCCCATTTCCTCTGAAAACCCCACCACTCCGATTTCGACTCCTAAAGATAAGAAACGATGGAGTTTCCGGCGAGGCTCGCCGACCAAGGAAGTGAGTCCACCGGAGCTGAATGTTTCCACCGTAACAACCCCACCGGCGACCACTACCTTCGACATGGAAAAGGAACAGGAAAAACACACAATGGCGTTGGCGGCTGCGACGGCCGTCGCAGTCGCCGCCGCTCAAGCTGCCGCTGCCGTGATTCGTCTGACCGCAGCTTCAAATGGGAAAGCCACTGCAATTGAAGAAGCTGCTGCAGTTAAAATCCAATCTGTTTTCAGATCTTATCTG GCGAGAAAGGCTCTGTATGCATTGAAAGGATTGGTGAAATTACAAGCGATGGTCAGAGGCCATTTAGTAAGAAAAAGAGCCACCGATACTCTGCGGTGTATGCAAGCTTTAGTGACGGCGCAGGACAGAGCACGAACACAGAGGATCAAAATGGCTGAAGATTCGAAGCCCACTGCTCAACAATGGCACTCAGCACATAGAAAATCCTTCCAAGAAACTCGTTTAAGACAACCCCATCAA GAGATTGAcagagaaatggaagagaatATAAAGATCGTGGAGATGGATTTAGGGGGCAGCATAAAGAATCGCAATAGCTACAGCCATTACGCGTATTCGAATCAAGAAAGCTACCGTCTTTCGCCGACGCCATCGGCGATGGTGGATATAAGCCCGAGAACTTTCAGTGGCCATTACGATGATTACGCCGTCGGAACAGCTCAGAATAGTCCCCAGTGCTTCTCAGCCAGGGCGAAAACCGATTTAAATCGACTCCCATTTGAATTCCCCCGATCAGAATACGGAGAATCATTGTCTTATGAGTACCAATTGTTCCCAAATTACATGGCGAACACGGAGTCATCGAAGGCGAAAGTGCGGTCACAAAGCGCGCCAAAAGCCCGGCCGGAGTCGCTCGAGAGGCAGCCAAGCCGACGGAGAGTATCAGTAGAGGGGAGGAACATTCCAAGAGCGGTGAAAATGCAACGCTCGTCGTCGCATTTGGGCAGTGCAACACATGGCACCGGTTACCCTCCATGGCCGATCAAGCTCGACCGGTCGACCGTGTCGCTCAAGGACAGCGAATGTGGTTCAACATGCTCGATCGTTACAAATTCGAACTACTGTCGATCAATGGCAGCACAGGAA GGTTATGGAAACAGATACTAA